GGTTTGGTCCCCATGGTCGTCGAGCAGACGAGCCGCGGCGAGCGTGCCTTCGACATCTTCTCGCGCCTGCTCAAGGAGCGCATCATCTTCTTGAACACGCCGATCGACGATGCGGTCGCGAGCCTCACGATCGCGCAGCTCCTGTTCCTGGAGGCCGAGGATCCCTCCAAGGACATCTACATGTACATCAACTCGCCGGGTGGCGTGGTGACGGCAGGTCTCGCGATCTACGACACCATGCGCTACATCAAGCCCGACGTTTCCACCATCGTGCTCGGCCAGGCCGCCTCGATGGGCGCGTTCCTCCTGAACGCGGGTGCTCCCGGCAAGCGTATCGCGCTGCCCAACGCCCGCATCATGATCCACCAGCCCCTCGGTGGCGCGCAGGGTCAGGCCACGGACATCGAAATC
This genomic window from bacterium contains:
- the clpP gene encoding ATP-dependent Clp endopeptidase proteolytic subunit ClpP, whose amino-acid sequence is MLVHSGLVPMVVEQTSRGERAFDIFSRLLKERIIFLNTPIDDAVASLTIAQLLFLEAEDPSKDIYMYINSPGGVVTAGLAIYDTMRYIKPDVSTIVLGQAASMGAFLLNAGAPGKRIALPNARIMIHQPLGGAQGQATDIEIQAAEILRLKRRLNELMAQHSGQPLKKIEKDTDRDFFMSPEEAKEYGLIDEVLNPKAPTPPANSGGRTNSDA